The following are encoded together in the Pleurocapsa sp. FMAR1 genome:
- the tmk gene encoding dTMP kinase: MNKRLFIVFEGIDSSGKSTQAQMLKSYFLATEEKAEISSEPSNGIIGNMIRQALKQRIVFNRDRNLFDEQMAYLFAADRHDHLYNEIDGVFKLIQDNYHVISTRYYFSSLAYNCETVDKFNFIQQLNARFPNPDLTIYIDIPIEISVKRLQERSLKEIYETKNKLTKVRSQYQQIFSKYKGRAIAVDGTKEPEQIYQQIVEFIQANFN; the protein is encoded by the coding sequence ATGAATAAAAGGCTTTTTATTGTTTTTGAGGGAATCGATAGTTCGGGTAAATCTACTCAAGCCCAAATGTTGAAGAGTTATTTTTTAGCTACAGAAGAAAAAGCTGAAATTAGTTCTGAACCTTCTAATGGCATTATTGGAAATATGATTCGCCAAGCATTAAAACAAAGAATTGTCTTTAATCGCGATCGCAATTTATTTGATGAACAAATGGCTTATCTCTTTGCTGCCGATCGCCACGATCATTTATATAATGAAATCGACGGCGTATTTAAGTTAATTCAAGATAACTATCACGTTATTAGTACTAGATACTATTTTTCTTCTTTGGCATATAATTGTGAAACTGTAGACAAGTTTAACTTTATCCAACAACTTAATGCTCGTTTTCCTAATCCCGATTTAACTATATATATTGATATTCCTATCGAAATTTCGGTAAAAAGATTGCAAGAACGTTCTCTAAAAGAAATATATGAAACTAAAAATAAATTAACTAAAGTTCGCTCACAATATCAGCAGATATTTTCTAAATATAAGGGAAGAGCGATCGCTGTTGATGGAACCAAAGAACCTGAGCAAATTTATCAACAAATAGTGGAGTTTATCCAGGCTAATTTTAATTAG
- a CDS encoding DUF167 domain-containing protein: protein MKIKVKVKPNSGKQEIEQLEDGSLVVHLKSSPVKGKANQELIKVLAKKYQVTQSQVAIKSGLFSKRKLIEIE, encoded by the coding sequence ATGAAAATTAAGGTCAAAGTAAAACCTAATTCTGGCAAGCAAGAAATAGAGCAGTTAGAAGACGGTAGTTTAGTAGTTCACCTTAAATCTTCCCCAGTAAAAGGCAAGGCTAACCAAGAGCTAATTAAAGTTCTGGCAAAAAAATATCAGGTTACTCAATCACAAGTTGCAATTAAATCTGGTTTATTCAGCAAGCGAAAGCTGATTGAAATTGAATAA
- a CDS encoding translocation/assembly module TamB domain-containing protein, whose translation MKQNSDKPVNLSNGTANSPNRWRKIVIITAILLLGGAGGGLVYGWYFVQRKLIPLVEKETGNYLHRPLELGNLKSISFVGANFGNSALPATEDNPDFVTVKTVKVNLAPLYFLRKRKLKLDIILQKPNVYIEQDKSKLWTPTDFGSDDNSNKQIVEVQSIQLQGGQLSLAAYNTEKAALNPTVTADIDNITVRPINEVIQFNAVAQLVKGGRFTVDGQGNNQTGIINLSVLAQHLNASEASNLLALPIELNQGNIDGKIDVTLSKAPIPELQGKLDLNNVSLQIPNLVKPFSHSNGQVSFAGTKIELDNIATKFGQVSGKASGSLDLADKGNYQINTKIEPVKAKKVIDALELDTPVPIKGKIKGNARVRGTLDNPVVQFDIATASPSRIDKVDFKKIDANLEIVGTTLSVKQFTSLPKTGGKIEGNGNLQLDGLQNLAFNISAKNVSGKAIAKAYNNKLPVDIGLISGTTKISAQAGLSTLQFRDGKTNFTLGNGVVQVDNLDYDQGKWTSKLRTLGVEFGSLPFGKGSATTIAKGKIDGVFEVSGTKDLGNLSQVKAQGKANLTTVGGTVALPKIAIADNSWQADAKTKNLKLRRLFPDLPNEFNDNLSGDFSLTGNIPDRSQPQTLINGFGDLALAKGQVKVDALKIVDRDWTANVRGIDLKLKQLSSTTPDQFAGLVNGKLKLAGTTDNITPEGIRANGKGSLTLPQGVFEADKLAIANGKFKASVLPLGVDLSLFADPKSDDLKLTGQLGGQLVVTGKVDNLSPTAVAAKGNLTFSQGIDFLEQPLGADIAWDGKRLDVLQAKGDGLDAKGYIVLDKSFFSDIADKLAAVNYFEFKIPQARWINIKKLRLPLPSWAANLDYSGRGEFSGQISGTPTAINIAGDLGLRNFKVENVEFDPFLAGNIQVSPKTGVNLKLDEVLTTPLLPSGEDFGSEPQALDKIELVLDRNFSPQAFAIAHDGISVKGEGNQETLKFTTQNIPLKLLKAAALKSKDFKIPDSIATQPVDGKLSGDFSLNLATLATSGKNVVIDNPALASIRGDRLQGNFQYADNYFAIQDAEFQQRNSVYKLKGNLIQKPDDIDVDGQVSIDGGQIQDILVALQIFELTDFSRIFSDRLYGDAADLYQPTMPPNQQPIFDVGLKDASVFEQLQLLSAIQAWLADLQKQQQSALIPPIRNLKGTFDGKINVSGSLSNGLDSQFEFLGEKWRWGNLVGEKVIAKGNLKQGILTLLPISIQLEDNIVKDKAKNKNRTSTPTLLFTGTFGGKTQSGQFKLVEVPVKLIEQLFSLPPELEFNGLINASASIAGTTDDPQARGEITIDNASLKDTSIQTTKGSFNYQNARLNFFASSIIAEDADPVTVKGNIPYKLPFAKTEPDSDRLELQLNVKDKGLALLDIFSGGELKWIDGQGEIALDISGILDAQQNLPRKLVAQGTATINNATVAAKSLPKNLITNINSKIFFDLDNIRVNSFEGDFGGGEILAAGTIPFNKDVSKNPLTIDFNNIKIDVPKLYNGGVKGKLQILGKATEPNIAGDVTLFDGTIFLGGEDEQNKTVDNIENINNLDQKLNAINQRAAAAQSMAAVTQYKNLKLQLGEDIQISQPPIFTFLVTGNLNINGTFLEPSPEGTINLKRGQVNLFTTQLNLSRDYQNTARFSNNNGLDPFVDVLLIGSALETRQRQVPSEVLPTEIPEAFNVGTLETVRISAQVKGLASQISNNKIELTSSPPRSQAEIAALLGGGVVEALGNSNGTLGLATLAGSALFGSLNGEFNNIFPIGELRLFPTQIIDENRDNDRNDALAGELAFDLIDNFSFSVLKVLNTDIRAQYGFRYRLDNNFVLRGSSNFQDNSRVLIEFESRF comes from the coding sequence ATGAAGCAAAATTCAGATAAACCAGTCAATCTGAGCAATGGTACAGCAAACTCTCCTAATCGGTGGCGTAAAATAGTTATAATTACAGCTATTTTGCTTTTAGGTGGTGCAGGTGGTGGCTTAGTTTATGGTTGGTATTTTGTGCAGCGCAAGCTAATACCTTTAGTAGAAAAAGAAACAGGAAATTATCTTCATCGTCCCCTCGAACTAGGAAATCTAAAAAGCATATCCTTTGTAGGTGCCAATTTTGGCAATAGCGCACTTCCTGCAACAGAGGATAATCCTGATTTTGTCACGGTCAAAACAGTAAAGGTTAATCTTGCGCCACTTTATTTTTTACGTAAGCGCAAGCTAAAGCTAGACATTATTTTACAAAAGCCTAATGTCTATATTGAGCAGGATAAATCAAAACTATGGACTCCTACAGATTTTGGTTCAGATGACAATTCAAACAAGCAAATTGTTGAAGTACAGTCTATTCAACTTCAAGGTGGTCAACTTTCTTTAGCTGCTTACAATACAGAAAAAGCAGCCTTAAATCCAACTGTTACTGCCGACATAGATAATATTACCGTTCGCCCTATTAATGAGGTAATTCAGTTTAATGCTGTGGCGCAGTTGGTAAAAGGGGGAAGGTTTACTGTTGATGGTCAAGGAAATAATCAAACAGGAATTATTAATCTATCTGTATTAGCGCAGCACCTAAATGCTTCTGAAGCAAGCAATTTATTGGCTTTACCGATTGAATTAAATCAAGGAAATATTGACGGTAAAATTGACGTAACATTATCTAAAGCTCCTATTCCTGAATTACAAGGAAAGCTAGATTTAAATAATGTAAGTCTGCAAATCCCTAATTTGGTTAAACCTTTTAGTCATAGTAACGGTCAGGTTTCTTTTGCAGGTACAAAAATTGAATTAGATAATATTGCCACTAAGTTTGGTCAAGTATCAGGGAAAGCTTCTGGTTCACTCGATTTAGCAGATAAGGGAAATTATCAAATTAATACCAAGATCGAACCTGTAAAAGCCAAAAAGGTAATTGATGCTTTAGAGTTAGATACACCAGTACCAATCAAAGGCAAAATAAAAGGCAACGCTAGGGTTAGAGGAACATTAGACAACCCTGTAGTGCAGTTTGATATCGCTACTGCTAGTCCTAGTCGTATCGACAAAGTAGATTTTAAAAAGATTGATGCCAATCTAGAAATAGTCGGTACAACCCTATCAGTAAAGCAATTTACTAGCTTACCCAAAACTGGAGGCAAAATTGAGGGCAATGGCAATTTACAGCTAGACGGCTTACAAAACCTAGCTTTTAATATTTCGGCAAAAAACGTTTCAGGTAAAGCGATCGCCAAAGCCTATAATAATAAACTACCTGTAGATATTGGCTTAATTTCAGGTACAACCAAAATATCTGCTCAAGCAGGATTATCCACTCTGCAATTTCGAGATGGCAAGACTAATTTTACTTTGGGTAATGGTGTAGTTCAAGTAGATAACTTAGATTATGACCAGGGTAAGTGGACATCTAAGCTAAGAACATTGGGGGTAGAATTTGGCAGCTTACCGTTCGGTAAAGGTAGCGCAACTACGATTGCTAAAGGAAAGATTGATGGCGTGTTTGAAGTTTCAGGCACAAAGGATCTGGGTAATTTGAGTCAAGTTAAAGCCCAAGGTAAGGCTAATTTAACTACCGTTGGTGGTACGGTTGCTCTACCTAAAATTGCGATCGCTGATAATAGTTGGCAAGCAGACGCTAAAACTAAGAATTTAAAACTACGGCGTTTATTTCCTGATTTGCCCAACGAGTTTAATGACAATCTTAGCGGTGACTTTTCTCTGACAGGCAATATACCCGATCGCTCTCAACCTCAGACCTTAATCAATGGCTTTGGCGATTTAGCTTTAGCTAAAGGTCAAGTCAAGGTGGATGCCTTAAAAATAGTCGATCGAGATTGGACAGCCAACGTTCGAGGAATTGACCTCAAGCTTAAACAGTTGAGTTCTACTACCCCAGATCAGTTTGCCGGCTTAGTTAATGGCAAGCTTAAGTTAGCAGGGACTACGGATAATATTACTCCAGAAGGAATTAGAGCCAACGGCAAAGGTAGTTTAACCCTGCCTCAAGGAGTTTTTGAGGCGGACAAACTAGCGATCGCCAATGGTAAATTCAAAGCCTCTGTACTGCCCCTGGGAGTAGATCTAAGCCTTTTTGCCGATCCAAAGTCGGATGATTTAAAGCTCACTGGACAACTGGGAGGACAGCTAGTAGTAACGGGCAAAGTAGATAATCTCAGTCCTACCGCCGTCGCAGCCAAAGGAAATTTGACCTTTAGCCAAGGAATCGATTTTTTAGAACAACCTTTGGGGGCAGATATAGCTTGGGATGGCAAACGGTTAGACGTGCTACAGGCAAAAGGAGATGGTTTAGATGCCAAAGGGTATATCGTACTAGACAAGTCATTTTTTAGCGATATTGCCGATAAATTGGCAGCAGTAAATTATTTTGAATTTAAAATTCCCCAAGCGCGATGGATTAACATCAAAAAGTTACGCTTGCCCCTGCCTAGCTGGGCAGCTAATTTAGACTACTCAGGAAGGGGTGAGTTTTCAGGACAAATTAGCGGGACTCCCACCGCTATAAATATTGCTGGTGATTTGGGTTTAAGAAACTTTAAAGTAGAAAATGTAGAGTTCGATCCTTTTTTAGCAGGAAATATTCAGGTATCTCCTAAAACAGGAGTCAACTTAAAGCTAGATGAAGTTTTAACTACACCTTTATTGCCGAGTGGAGAAGACTTTGGTTCTGAACCTCAGGCTTTAGATAAGATTGAGCTAGTTCTAGATCGCAATTTTTCGCCTCAAGCTTTTGCGATCGCCCATGACGGCATATCCGTTAAAGGAGAAGGTAACCAAGAAACCTTAAAATTTACCACCCAAAATATTCCTTTAAAACTGCTTAAAGCCGCAGCCCTTAAAAGCAAAGATTTTAAAATCCCAGACAGTATAGCGACTCAACCTGTAGATGGCAAATTATCAGGAGATTTTAGCTTAAATCTTGCTACCCTGGCGACTTCAGGCAAAAATGTCGTCATCGATAACCCCGCTTTAGCAAGTATCAGAGGCGATCGCCTTCAGGGAAATTTTCAATATGCAGATAATTATTTTGCCATCCAAGATGCTGAATTTCAGCAAAGAAACAGCGTCTATAAGCTCAAAGGCAATCTGATTCAAAAGCCTGATGATATTGATGTTGATGGTCAAGTCTCAATTGACGGGGGACAGATTCAGGATATTCTAGTGGCACTGCAAATTTTTGAATTAACAGATTTTAGCCGTATTTTTAGCGATCGCCTTTATGGCGACGCAGCAGATTTATACCAGCCTACTATGCCACCTAATCAGCAACCAATATTTGACGTTGGCTTAAAAGATGCGTCTGTATTTGAACAGCTACAGTTACTATCAGCCATTCAAGCTTGGCTGGCTGATTTACAAAAACAACAGCAAAGTGCTTTGATTCCTCCCATTAGAAATCTCAAAGGGACTTTCGATGGCAAGATTAATGTGTCAGGCTCTTTAAGTAATGGCTTAGATTCTCAGTTTGAATTTTTAGGTGAAAAATGGCGATGGGGTAATTTAGTTGGTGAAAAAGTTATTGCCAAGGGTAACCTTAAACAAGGAATATTGACCCTACTACCGATTTCAATTCAGCTTGAAGACAATATCGTCAAAGACAAAGCTAAAAACAAAAATAGAACATCCACCCCTACTCTCTTATTCACAGGTACGTTTGGGGGAAAAACTCAATCAGGACAGTTTAAACTAGTAGAAGTTCCCGTTAAATTAATCGAGCAGTTATTTTCCTTACCTCCAGAATTAGAATTTAACGGCTTAATCAACGCCAGTGCCAGTATCGCCGGGACTACCGATGACCCTCAAGCAAGGGGTGAAATCACCATTGATAATGCTTCTTTGAAAGACACTTCAATTCAAACTACCAAAGGCAGTTTTAACTATCAAAATGCTCGTTTAAACTTTTTTGCCAGCAGTATTATTGCCGAAGATGCCGATCCTGTAACCGTTAAAGGAAACATTCCTTATAAGCTACCGTTTGCCAAAACTGAACCAGATAGCGATCGCCTTGAACTACAGTTAAACGTCAAAGACAAAGGTTTGGCTTTATTAGATATATTTTCTGGGGGAGAATTAAAGTGGATTGATGGTCAGGGAGAAATTGCCCTAGACATTTCGGGAATTCTCGATGCCCAACAAAACCTGCCCAGAAAATTAGTCGCTCAAGGCACGGCTACTATTAATAATGCTACTGTTGCTGCCAAAAGCTTACCTAAAAACTTAATTACTAATATTAATAGTAAAATCTTTTTTGATTTAGATAATATTCGCGTTAATAGTTTTGAAGGAGATTTTGGTGGAGGCGAAATTCTCGCTGCGGGAACAATTCCTTTTAACAAGGATGTTTCCAAAAATCCGCTCACCATTGATTTTAACAATATCAAAATAGATGTACCTAAGCTATACAACGGAGGAGTGAAGGGAAAACTACAAATATTGGGTAAAGCTACAGAACCAAATATTGCTGGCGATGTAACTTTATTTGACGGTACGATTTTTTTAGGTGGTGAAGATGAGCAAAACAAGACGGTAGATAATATAGAAAATATAAATAATCTCGATCAAAAACTTAATGCCATCAATCAACGTGCAGCAGCTGCGCAAAGTATGGCAGCCGTAACTCAATACAAGAATCTCAAGCTACAATTAGGAGAAGATATTCAAATTAGCCAACCGCCAATCTTTACTTTTCTTGTCACAGGAAATCTGAATATTAACGGCACTTTTCTAGAGCCTAGTCCCGAAGGCACGATTAATTTAAAACGTGGTCAGGTTAATTTATTTACGACTCAACTCAACCTTTCTAGAGACTATCAAAACACGGCTCGTTTTTCTAATAACAATGGTCTCGATCCTTTTGTAGATGTATTACTTATTGGTTCAGCCCTAGAAACCAGACAAAGACAAGTTCCTAGCGAAGTATTGCCGACAGAAATTCCTGAAGCTTTTAATGTGGGAACGCTAGAAACCGTAAGAATTTCTGCCCAGGTCAAAGGGCTTGCTAGTCAAATCAGCAATAATAAAATTGAACTTACTAGTAGTCCTCCCCGTAGCCAAGCAGAAATTGCTGCTTTGTTAGGCGGTGGAGTTGTCGAAGCTTTGGGAAATAGCAACGGTACTTTAGGGTTAGCTACCTTGGCTGGTTCAGCCCTTTTTGGTAGCCTCAATGGAGAATTTAACAATATTTTTCCCATTGGCGAATTGCGTCTTTTTCCCACTCAAATTATTGATGAAAATAGAGATAACGATCGCAATGATGCCCTAGCAGGAGAACTTGCTTTTGACTTAATTGATAATTTTTCCTTTTCTGTACTAAAAGTTCTCAATACCGATATTCGCGCTCAGTATGGTTTTCGCTATCGCCTTGACAATAATTTTGTGCTTCGGGGTTCGAGTAATTTCCAAGATAATAGTAGGGTCTTAATTGAATTTGAATCTCGTTTTTAG
- a CDS encoding winged helix-turn-helix transcriptional regulator — MLLEEHLECLECPSEKLLVLLAGQWTLKILWVLSNNGPTRFGKLRRRIDGISAKVLTERLRKLEGEEIIYRDYKATIPPQVTYGLADKGKDLTQVVMLIDKVAQKWQKVPT; from the coding sequence ATGTTATTAGAAGAACATTTAGAGTGTTTAGAGTGTCCATCAGAGAAACTTCTCGTCTTGTTAGCGGGTCAATGGACACTAAAAATTTTGTGGGTTTTGAGTAACAACGGTCCGACTCGCTTTGGAAAGTTGAGACGCAGAATTGATGGTATATCGGCGAAAGTTTTAACGGAACGATTGCGGAAGTTAGAAGGAGAGGAGATTATTTATCGAGACTACAAAGCAACTATTCCTCCACAAGTAACCTATGGTTTGGCAGATAAAGGAAAAGATCTTACCCAAGTGGTAATGCTGATAGATAAAGTTGCTCAGAAATGGCAAAAGGTTCCTACTTAG
- a CDS encoding CDGSH iron-sulfur domain-containing protein — MAETTKITTLDNGPFLVNGSVVLTDAEGNQFDLTNKPEAPVALCRCGEAVRSCWFPAKSNC; from the coding sequence ATGGCTGAAACTACAAAAATTACAACTTTAGATAACGGTCCATTTCTGGTTAATGGCTCAGTTGTCCTTACTGATGCTGAGGGAAATCAATTTGACTTAACAAACAAACCTGAAGCACCTGTAGCACTTTGTCGCTGTGGTGAAGCAGTGCGGTCTTGTTGGTTTCCAGCAAAGAGCAACTGCTGA
- a CDS encoding glutathione S-transferase family protein has protein sequence MPSLIFYGTPQSTYVRTVRLLLAEANINDYELKDIGIFNGDNKTEAYLAKHPFGKVPTVEIDGITIYETTAITYYINQKLAKGKFAPPDLLMQTRMLQIMAIIDNYLYTPAVGTIVIQNLIVPSQGGETDQEAVQKAIAPTQKALEAIEDLCVGSPFLVGSMISIADFYLIPIFVYLEQTPQFAAVTVNTPKLKAWWEETKILASVKKICA, from the coding sequence ATGCCCAGTCTAATTTTTTACGGTACGCCCCAAAGTACCTATGTCCGAACCGTGCGACTGTTGCTAGCAGAAGCTAATATCAATGACTATGAATTGAAAGATATTGGTATTTTTAATGGCGATAACAAAACAGAAGCATATCTGGCTAAACATCCCTTTGGCAAAGTGCCTACGGTAGAAATAGACGGTATAACAATCTACGAAACCACAGCGATTACCTATTACATTAACCAAAAGCTAGCTAAAGGTAAGTTTGCGCCCCCCGACCTTTTGATGCAAACTAGAATGTTGCAAATTATGGCAATCATTGATAACTATCTCTATACTCCTGCTGTTGGCACAATTGTAATTCAAAACCTGATTGTTCCTAGTCAGGGAGGTGAAACAGACCAAGAAGCAGTACAAAAAGCGATCGCGCCAACTCAAAAAGCTTTAGAGGCAATTGAAGACTTATGTGTCGGTAGTCCTTTCCTCGTAGGCAGCATGATTAGCATTGCTGATTTTTATTTAATTCCAATTTTTGTTTATCTCGAACAAACACCACAGTTTGCAGCCGTTACAGTTAACACGCCCAAGTTAAAAGCCTGGTGGGAGGAGACAAAAATTTTAGCCAGCGTTAAAAAGATTTGCGCCTAG
- a CDS encoding YbhB/YbcL family Raf kinase inhibitor-like protein codes for MKLRLKDLEITSPVFSTLSAIPKLYTSDGENVSPALQWSKIPPETKQLALICHDPDAPLPWGFTHWIVYNIPADITEIEEAGGDLFTAGVNSSGSKGYTGPAPPSGHGVHHYYFWLYALDKSLDLKAGLNREELLDAIADSITAQARLVGIYER; via the coding sequence ATGAAATTAAGACTCAAAGATTTAGAGATCACCAGCCCTGTATTTTCGACTTTATCAGCTATCCCCAAACTTTATACCAGTGATGGAGAGAATGTTTCCCCTGCTTTGCAGTGGAGCAAAATACCGCCAGAAACTAAACAGCTTGCATTGATTTGTCACGATCCTGATGCACCTTTACCTTGGGGATTTACTCACTGGATTGTTTACAATATTCCCGCCGACATTACCGAAATAGAAGAAGCTGGGGGAGATCTATTTACCGCAGGGGTTAACAGTTCTGGCAGCAAAGGTTATACAGGGCCTGCACCTCCATCGGGACACGGTGTTCATCACTATTATTTCTGGCTTTATGCTTTGGATAAATCTTTAGACCTCAAGGCTGGATTAAATCGAGAAGAATTACTAGATGCGATCGCCGATTCAATAACAGCACAAGCCAGATTAGTCGGAATTTACGAACGTTAA
- a CDS encoding alkene reductase, giving the protein MTSTINITNLLSPLNVNKGLSLKNRVVMAPMTRSRAGAERMPNALMAEYYAQRAGAGLIVTEATSISPQAEGWQHSPGIYTAEQTEAWKQVVDAVHAKGTPIFLQLWHTGRSSHSSFQENNQLPVAPSAIKIEGDGTHTAKGKQPYETPRALETGEIPQVVEDYRKAAANAKEAGFDGVEIHSANGYLIDEFLQSKTNHRTDKYGGSIANRYQFLKEIVEAILTVWDAEQVGVRLSPNGVYNDMGSPDFRETFTYVAQQLNSYDLAYIHLLDGLAFGFHELGEPMTLAEFRKVYDGVLMGNCGYDRNSAEKAIASGDADLIAFGRPYISNPDLVARFANNWELNPDAEMAIWYSFDAEGYTDFPTYQESNFVSS; this is encoded by the coding sequence ATGACTTCAACAATAAACATTACTAATCTTCTCAGTCCTCTAAATGTAAATAAAGGTCTATCCCTAAAAAATCGAGTGGTAATGGCTCCCATGACTCGCTCGCGTGCTGGTGCAGAAAGAATGCCTAATGCTTTAATGGCAGAATATTATGCTCAAAGAGCAGGTGCGGGTTTGATTGTTACTGAAGCTACCAGCATTTCCCCACAGGCAGAGGGTTGGCAACATAGCCCTGGTATCTATACAGCAGAGCAAACTGAAGCTTGGAAACAAGTCGTCGATGCGGTACACGCTAAAGGTACGCCAATCTTTTTGCAGCTTTGGCATACAGGAAGATCCTCTCACAGCAGTTTCCAAGAAAATAACCAGCTTCCCGTAGCACCTTCGGCAATTAAAATTGAAGGGGATGGAACTCATACAGCAAAAGGCAAACAGCCTTATGAAACCCCTAGAGCTTTGGAGACTGGCGAAATTCCTCAAGTCGTAGAAGATTACCGCAAAGCAGCCGCTAATGCCAAAGAAGCTGGTTTTGATGGAGTAGAAATTCATAGTGCTAATGGCTATCTAATCGATGAGTTTTTGCAATCTAAAACCAATCATCGTACTGATAAATATGGTGGAAGTATAGCCAATCGCTATCAGTTTTTAAAAGAAATTGTGGAAGCTATTTTAACCGTATGGGATGCAGAACAAGTAGGAGTCAGACTTTCCCCCAATGGTGTCTATAACGATATGGGATCACCCGATTTCCGTGAGACTTTTACTTATGTTGCTCAACAATTAAACAGCTATGATTTGGCATATATACATTTATTAGATGGTTTAGCTTTTGGTTTCCACGAACTAGGAGAACCAATGACCCTAGCAGAATTTAGAAAGGTATATGATGGGGTGCTAATGGGTAACTGTGGTTACGATCGCAACTCGGCAGAAAAAGCGATCGCTTCTGGCGATGCTGACTTGATTGCCTTTGGTAGACCATACATTAGCAATCCCGATTTGGTTGCTCGTTTTGCTAACAATTGGGAGCTTAATCCTGATGCAGAGATGGCTATCTGGTATTCTTTTGATGCCGAAGGTTATACCGATTTTCCCACATATCAAGAGTCTAATTTTGTTTCAAGTTAA
- a CDS encoding PadR family transcriptional regulator, with protein sequence MLELAALGLLLKKPLHGYLLKQQLERFMSGCISVNYGAIYPLLKRLEKQGYIQTQKLVDGDSNRKVYQITESGRDRWRQAMLAHPRESWVNSRSRFIIKFFFFSQLEPKERIKLMQFRLMTCKLRLEKRESQLVEQDTEDPYQAIALQRHLANLRFEIEWLKAQILKEQPTTQSNENSTVNYL encoded by the coding sequence ATGTTGGAATTAGCTGCGCTTGGTCTATTACTCAAAAAACCTTTACACGGATATCTTTTAAAACAACAGTTAGAAAGATTTATGAGTGGCTGTATCAGCGTCAATTACGGTGCTATTTATCCACTGCTTAAGCGACTGGAAAAACAGGGATATATTCAAACTCAAAAATTGGTAGATGGTGACTCAAATCGTAAAGTATATCAAATAACTGAGTCAGGACGCGATCGCTGGCGACAAGCAATGCTGGCGCATCCCCGTGAAAGCTGGGTTAACAGTCGTTCTCGTTTTATCATCAAATTCTTTTTCTTTAGTCAACTAGAACCAAAGGAGCGAATTAAGTTGATGCAGTTTCGTTTAATGACCTGTAAATTACGGCTTGAAAAACGCGAATCACAATTGGTTGAGCAAGATACCGAAGACCCCTATCAAGCGATCGCTTTACAACGTCATCTAGCCAATCTCCGCTTTGAAATCGAATGGTTAAAAGCACAAATTCTCAAAGAACAGCCCACTACACAATCGAATGAAAACTCTACTGTAAATTATTTATAG